In a genomic window of Nomascus leucogenys isolate Asia chromosome 4, Asia_NLE_v1, whole genome shotgun sequence:
- the ZNF396 gene encoding zinc finger protein 396 — protein MSAKLGKSSSLLTKTSEECNGILTVKMEEEEQTCDPDSSLHWSSSYSPETLHQQFRQFGYQDSPRPSEALSQLRELCHLWLRPEVHTKEQILELLVLERFLAILPKELQAWVQKHHPENGEETVTMLEDVERELDGPQQIFFGQRKDMIAEKLAPSEITEELPSSQLMPVKKQLQGASWELQSLRPHGEGAGFSSWWKVWGPSAHHTHLS, from the exons ATGTCTGCAAAATTGGGAAAGTCATCATCACTCCTAACAAAAACTTCAGAGGAGTGTAATGGGATTCTGACAGTGAAGATGGAAGAGGAAGAGCAGACCTGTGATCCGGACTCTAGCCTCCACTGGAGCAGCAGCTATAGCCCAGAGACTCTCCACCAGCAGTTCAGGCAGTTTGGCTACCAGGATTCACCTAGGCCCTCGGAGGCTCTGAGCCAGCTCCGGGAACTTTGTCATCTCTGGCTGAGGCCGGAGGTGCACACCAAGGAGCAGATCCTGGAGCTGCTGGTGCTGGAGCGGTTCCTGGCCATCCTCCCAAAAGAGCTTCAGGCCTGGGTGCAGAAGCATCATCCAGAGAATGGAGAGGAGACTGTGACTATGCTGGAGGATGTGGAGAGAGAGCTTGATGGACCACAGCAG ATCTTTTTTGGACAAAGGAAGGACATGATTGCAGAGAAGCTAGCACCTTCAGAAATCACTGAGGAATTGCCAAGTAGCCAGCTCATGCCTGTGAAGAAGCAGCTCCAGGGAGCATCATGGGAGCTTCAGTCCTTAAGACCACATGGTGAGGGGGCAGGATTCAGTTCATGGTGGAAGGTGTGGGGGCCCTCTGCTCACCACACACATCTCAGCTGA